TGGACATTGGCGAGGCGCCGGCGGACTTCCCCGGCCTGTTCATGAGCCTGGATGTGCGCGATGAAACCCGCGTGCAGCAGGTGATGAGCGAAGTCATCAGCCGCTTCGGGCGTATTGATGTGCTGGTCAATGCCGCCGGCGTCGCCGACCAGGGCAGCGTGACCCAGACCAGCACCGCCAACTGGCAGCGGGTGCTGGACATCAACCTCACCGGCAGCATGCTCACCAGCAAGCACGTGCTGGCGCAGATGGAGGCCCAGCGCAGCGGCTCGATCATCAACATCGGTTCGATCTTCGGCCTGCAGGGCTGCGACGGCAACGTTGCCTATAACGTCTCCAAGGGCGGCATCAACCAGCTGACCCGCTCGATGGCCATCGACTATGGCTACGCCAACATCCGCGTCAACGGCCTGTGCCCGGGCCTGATCGAAACGCCGATGACCAGCATGGTCCGCGAACAGCAGGCATTCCACGCCTTCTTCGCTTCGCAGCACATGCTCAACCGTTCCGGGCAGCCGGACGAAGTGGCCAACGTCGCGCTGTTTCTTGCCTCTGACGAAGCGTCGTTCGTCAGCGGCCAGATGATTGCCGTGGACGGCGGTTTCTCCGCTGGCCGCCGCTTCGCCCCGCCTAGCGCCTGACCCG
This portion of the Pseudomonas sp. SORT22 genome encodes:
- a CDS encoding SDR family oxidoreductase, with translation MARLHNKVAVVTGGASGIGLACVRRFIAEGAEVVGLDIGEAPADFPGLFMSLDVRDETRVQQVMSEVISRFGRIDVLVNAAGVADQGSVTQTSTANWQRVLDINLTGSMLTSKHVLAQMEAQRSGSIINIGSIFGLQGCDGNVAYNVSKGGINQLTRSMAIDYGYANIRVNGLCPGLIETPMTSMVREQQAFHAFFASQHMLNRSGQPDEVANVALFLASDEASFVSGQMIAVDGGFSAGRRFAPPSA